The Coffea eugenioides isolate CCC68of chromosome 8, Ceug_1.0, whole genome shotgun sequence genome has a segment encoding these proteins:
- the LOC113781755 gene encoding kinesin-like protein KIN-UB isoform X2 yields the protein MASSNSHRNGGVGYTSSITSNGTKVITDRQQQQQLFSSLNSINPKSSTTSSLKPKSSLRRSSTGSIAGSATAKDESRGVRGRVRVAVRLRPRNAEEAVADADMPDCVELQPELKRLKLRRNNWDSDTFEFDEVLTEFASQKRVYEVVAKPVVEGVLDGYNGTVMAYGQTGTGKTYTLARLGEEDKSARGIMVRALEDILAEISPETDSVSISYLQVNVKRSIKGKDSALSVENGNASHAAKILKPPIVRRGKLVIVDLAGSERIDKSGSEGHTLEEAKSINLSLSALGKCINALAENSPHVPVRDSKLTRLLRDSFGGTARTSLIVTIGPSPQHRGETASTIMFGQRAMKVENMLKIKEEFDYKSLSRRLDIQLDKLIAENERQQKTFQDEIQRIASEAQKRIAEVESNYAGALESTEINEFKKLLQNETLLRRAAEEEISSLRNEVAQWKRLEAAKSSEILKLRKLLEDESQEKAKLEEEIAALQSQLLQLSFEADETRRNLDKGEMAKLSGDLDSLLPQSNHQSSRDFGDGASMAKLFEQVGLQKILSLLEADDADVRIHAVKVVANLAAEESNQERIVEAGGLTSLLMLLRSSDDETIQRVAAGAIANLAMSETNQELIVSQGGLELLSTTAANANDPQTLRMVAGAIANLCGNDKLQMKLRGEGGIKALLGMVRCRHPDVLAQVARGIANFAKCESRAFTQGTKMGRSLLIEDGALPWIVQNANNEASPIRRHIELALCHLAQHEVNAKDMITARALWELVRISRDCSRDDIRNLAYKTLTHSPAFQAELRRLRIDYG from the exons ATGGCGAGCAGCAATTCTCACCGAAACGGCGGCGTCGGATACACTAGCAGCATAACTAGTAATGGCACGAAGGTGATAACGGATAGGCAACAGCAACAACAACTGTTCTCCTCACTCAATTCTATCAATCCCAAGTCTTCCACGACTTCTTCTTTGAAGCCGAAGTCGAGCTTGCGCCGAAGCAGCACCGGCTCAATTGCCGGTTCGGCCACCGCTAAGGACGAGTCTCGGGGAG TTCGTGGGCGAGTTCGAGTTGCTGTAAGATTACGGCCTCGGAATGCGGAGGAGGCTGTTGCTGATGCTGATATGCCCGACTGTGTGGAATTGCAGCCAGAG CTCAAAAGACTGAAGCTTAGGCGCAACAACTGGGATTCAGATACTTTTGAGTTTGATGAAGTGCTCACTGAATTTGCATCACAAAAGCGTGTCTATGAGGTCGTGGCCAAGCCTGTTGTTGAG GGTGTTCTGGACGGTTACAATGGCACAGTCATGGCTTATGGGCAGACTGGTACTGGGAAAACTTACACGCTTGCACGGCTGGGAGAAGAAGATAAGTCAGCTCGTGGAATAATGGTGCGTGCTTTGGAGGATATTTTGGCAGAGATATCTCCGGAGACTGATTCAGTCTCTATCTCCTATTTGCAG GTAAATGTAAAGAGGTCTATCAAGGGTAAGGATTCTGCTCTTTCAGTTGAAAATGGGAATGCTTCTCATGCAGCTAAAATCTTAAAACCTCCCATTGTGCGTAGAGGAAAGCTAGTCATTGTAGATCTTGCTGGTTCTGAGCGCATTGATAAGTCAG GAAGTGAGGGTCATACATTAGAGGAAGCGAAGTCTATCAACCTTTCTTTGAGTGCTCTAGGGAAGTGTATTAATGCACTCGCAGAGAACAGTCCTCATGTTCCAGTCCGGGATTCAAAACTTACAAGGTTGCTTCGAGATTCATTTGGAG GCACAGCAAGAACATCATTAATTGTTACAATCGGGCCATCCCCACAGCATAGGGGAGAGACAGCAAGTACTATAATGTTTGGACAAAGG GCTATGAAGGTGGAGAATATGTTGAAAATTAAAGAAGAATTTGATTACAAAAGTTTGTCCAGGAGGCTTGACATTCAGTTGGACAAACTAATTGCTGAAAATGAGAGACAACAAAAAACTTTTCAGGACGAAATTCAAAGAATAGCATCTGAAGCACAAAAGCGTATTGCTGAGGTTGAGAGCAATTATGCTGGTGCACTGGAG TCAACAGAAATTAATGAGTTTAAGAAGTTGCTCCAAAATGAAACTCTACTACGAAGAGCTGCAGAAGAAGAAATAAGTAGTCTAAGAAATGAAGTAGCACAGTGGAAAAGGTTGGAG GCAGCAAAAAGTTCTGAGATCTTAAAGCTTCGCAAGTTGCTGGAAGATGAATCACAGGAaaaagcaaaacttgaagaagaaattgcagCATTACAAAGTCAGCTATTGCAATTAAGTTTTGAAGCTGATGAG ACTAGACGAAATCTTGACAAAGGAGAAATGGCAAAATTATCTGGTGATTTAGATTCTCTATTACCTCAATCTAATCATCAATCATCTAGAGACTTTGGTGATGGAGCCTCCATGGCAAAACTCTTTGAACAAG TGGGATTGCAGAAGATATTGTCATTACTTGAAGCAGATGATGCTGATGTGCGAATTCATGCAGTAAAAGTTGTCGCTAATCTTGCAGCTGAAG AGTCAAATCAGGAAAGAATTGTTGAAGCAGGTGGTCTTACATCCCTTTTGATGCTTCTTAGAAGCTCTGATGATGAAACCATTCAACGGGTTGCAGCTGGTGCAATTGCTAACCTTGCAATGAGTG AAACCAACCAGGAGCTTATTGTATCTCAAGGGGGCTTAGAACTGTTGTCAACTACAGCTGCTAATGCCAACGATCCGCAGACCCTTCGCATGGTTGCTGGAGCCATTGCAAATCTTTGTGGCAATG ATAAGTTACAAATGAAGCTAAGAGGCGAAGGCGGCATTAAAGCATTGCTAGGAATGGTGAGATGCAGGCATCCTGATGTTCTAGCTCAAGTTGCCCGTGGGATTGCGAATTTTGCAAAATGCGAGTCTAGAGCATTCACTCAAG GAACAAAGATGGGAAGGTCTCTCCTAATTGAAGATGGTGCCCTTCCATGGATTGTACAGAATGCCAATAATGAAGCCTCACCAATCAGGCGACATATTGAGCTAGCACTTTGCCACTTAGCACAGCATG AAGTAAATGCAAAGGATATGATTACTGCAAGAGCGCTGTGGGAGCTTGTTCGAATCTCACGGGATTGTTCACGAGATGACATAAGGAACCTTGCATACAAAACACTTACTCACAGCCCAGCTTTCCAAGCGGAACTGAGGCGTCTACGGATAGATTATGGTTAA
- the LOC113781755 gene encoding kinesin-like protein KIN-UB isoform X1 codes for MASSNSHRNGGVGYTSSITSNGTKVITDRQQQQQLFSSLNSINPKSSTTSSLKPKSSLRRSSTGSIAGSATAKDESRGVRGRVRVAVRLRPRNAEEAVADADMPDCVELQPELKRLKLRRNNWDSDTFEFDEVLTEFASQKRVYEVVAKPVVEGVLDGYNGTVMAYGQTGTGKTYTLARLGEEDKSARGIMVRALEDILAEISPETDSVSISYLQLYMETIQDLLQPTNDRISIIDDPKTGDVSLPGATLVEIKDQKTFVDLLSLGEAHRFAANTKLNTESSRSHAILMVNVKRSIKGKDSALSVENGNASHAAKILKPPIVRRGKLVIVDLAGSERIDKSGSEGHTLEEAKSINLSLSALGKCINALAENSPHVPVRDSKLTRLLRDSFGGTARTSLIVTIGPSPQHRGETASTIMFGQRAMKVENMLKIKEEFDYKSLSRRLDIQLDKLIAENERQQKTFQDEIQRIASEAQKRIAEVESNYAGALESTEINEFKKLLQNETLLRRAAEEEISSLRNEVAQWKRLEAAKSSEILKLRKLLEDESQEKAKLEEEIAALQSQLLQLSFEADETRRNLDKGEMAKLSGDLDSLLPQSNHQSSRDFGDGASMAKLFEQVGLQKILSLLEADDADVRIHAVKVVANLAAEESNQERIVEAGGLTSLLMLLRSSDDETIQRVAAGAIANLAMSETNQELIVSQGGLELLSTTAANANDPQTLRMVAGAIANLCGNDKLQMKLRGEGGIKALLGMVRCRHPDVLAQVARGIANFAKCESRAFTQGTKMGRSLLIEDGALPWIVQNANNEASPIRRHIELALCHLAQHEVNAKDMITARALWELVRISRDCSRDDIRNLAYKTLTHSPAFQAELRRLRIDYG; via the exons ATGGCGAGCAGCAATTCTCACCGAAACGGCGGCGTCGGATACACTAGCAGCATAACTAGTAATGGCACGAAGGTGATAACGGATAGGCAACAGCAACAACAACTGTTCTCCTCACTCAATTCTATCAATCCCAAGTCTTCCACGACTTCTTCTTTGAAGCCGAAGTCGAGCTTGCGCCGAAGCAGCACCGGCTCAATTGCCGGTTCGGCCACCGCTAAGGACGAGTCTCGGGGAG TTCGTGGGCGAGTTCGAGTTGCTGTAAGATTACGGCCTCGGAATGCGGAGGAGGCTGTTGCTGATGCTGATATGCCCGACTGTGTGGAATTGCAGCCAGAG CTCAAAAGACTGAAGCTTAGGCGCAACAACTGGGATTCAGATACTTTTGAGTTTGATGAAGTGCTCACTGAATTTGCATCACAAAAGCGTGTCTATGAGGTCGTGGCCAAGCCTGTTGTTGAG GGTGTTCTGGACGGTTACAATGGCACAGTCATGGCTTATGGGCAGACTGGTACTGGGAAAACTTACACGCTTGCACGGCTGGGAGAAGAAGATAAGTCAGCTCGTGGAATAATGGTGCGTGCTTTGGAGGATATTTTGGCAGAGATATCTCCGGAGACTGATTCAGTCTCTATCTCCTATTTGCAG CTTTATATGGAAACTATTCAGGATCTTCTCCAGCCAACTAATGATAGGATATCAATTATTGACGATCCAAAAACTGGAGATGTTTCACTGCCTGGGGCAACTCTAGTAGAGATTAAGGATCAGAAAACTTTTGTGGATCTATTAAGCTTAGGAGAGGCTCATCGATTTGCTGCTAACACAAAATTGAATACTGAATCTTCACGTAGTCATGCCATTCTGATG GTAAATGTAAAGAGGTCTATCAAGGGTAAGGATTCTGCTCTTTCAGTTGAAAATGGGAATGCTTCTCATGCAGCTAAAATCTTAAAACCTCCCATTGTGCGTAGAGGAAAGCTAGTCATTGTAGATCTTGCTGGTTCTGAGCGCATTGATAAGTCAG GAAGTGAGGGTCATACATTAGAGGAAGCGAAGTCTATCAACCTTTCTTTGAGTGCTCTAGGGAAGTGTATTAATGCACTCGCAGAGAACAGTCCTCATGTTCCAGTCCGGGATTCAAAACTTACAAGGTTGCTTCGAGATTCATTTGGAG GCACAGCAAGAACATCATTAATTGTTACAATCGGGCCATCCCCACAGCATAGGGGAGAGACAGCAAGTACTATAATGTTTGGACAAAGG GCTATGAAGGTGGAGAATATGTTGAAAATTAAAGAAGAATTTGATTACAAAAGTTTGTCCAGGAGGCTTGACATTCAGTTGGACAAACTAATTGCTGAAAATGAGAGACAACAAAAAACTTTTCAGGACGAAATTCAAAGAATAGCATCTGAAGCACAAAAGCGTATTGCTGAGGTTGAGAGCAATTATGCTGGTGCACTGGAG TCAACAGAAATTAATGAGTTTAAGAAGTTGCTCCAAAATGAAACTCTACTACGAAGAGCTGCAGAAGAAGAAATAAGTAGTCTAAGAAATGAAGTAGCACAGTGGAAAAGGTTGGAG GCAGCAAAAAGTTCTGAGATCTTAAAGCTTCGCAAGTTGCTGGAAGATGAATCACAGGAaaaagcaaaacttgaagaagaaattgcagCATTACAAAGTCAGCTATTGCAATTAAGTTTTGAAGCTGATGAG ACTAGACGAAATCTTGACAAAGGAGAAATGGCAAAATTATCTGGTGATTTAGATTCTCTATTACCTCAATCTAATCATCAATCATCTAGAGACTTTGGTGATGGAGCCTCCATGGCAAAACTCTTTGAACAAG TGGGATTGCAGAAGATATTGTCATTACTTGAAGCAGATGATGCTGATGTGCGAATTCATGCAGTAAAAGTTGTCGCTAATCTTGCAGCTGAAG AGTCAAATCAGGAAAGAATTGTTGAAGCAGGTGGTCTTACATCCCTTTTGATGCTTCTTAGAAGCTCTGATGATGAAACCATTCAACGGGTTGCAGCTGGTGCAATTGCTAACCTTGCAATGAGTG AAACCAACCAGGAGCTTATTGTATCTCAAGGGGGCTTAGAACTGTTGTCAACTACAGCTGCTAATGCCAACGATCCGCAGACCCTTCGCATGGTTGCTGGAGCCATTGCAAATCTTTGTGGCAATG ATAAGTTACAAATGAAGCTAAGAGGCGAAGGCGGCATTAAAGCATTGCTAGGAATGGTGAGATGCAGGCATCCTGATGTTCTAGCTCAAGTTGCCCGTGGGATTGCGAATTTTGCAAAATGCGAGTCTAGAGCATTCACTCAAG GAACAAAGATGGGAAGGTCTCTCCTAATTGAAGATGGTGCCCTTCCATGGATTGTACAGAATGCCAATAATGAAGCCTCACCAATCAGGCGACATATTGAGCTAGCACTTTGCCACTTAGCACAGCATG AAGTAAATGCAAAGGATATGATTACTGCAAGAGCGCTGTGGGAGCTTGTTCGAATCTCACGGGATTGTTCACGAGATGACATAAGGAACCTTGCATACAAAACACTTACTCACAGCCCAGCTTTCCAAGCGGAACTGAGGCGTCTACGGATAGATTATGGTTAA
- the LOC113781693 gene encoding AT-hook motif nuclear-localized protein 24 produces the protein MDPVTASAHGHSLPPPFNTRDFNLQQFHHQTHNSEDEHSGTSGLNMGQKRDREEKNDINGGDGKDGGSSAGDGGEITRRPRGRPAGSKNKPKPPIIITRDSANALRTHVMEIADGCDIMESVANFARRRQRGVCIMSGTGTVTNVTLRQPASPGAVVTLHGRFEILSLAGSFLPPPAPPAATTLTIYLAGGQGQVVGGSVVGALMASGPVVIMAASFSNAAYERLPLDEDESSLQMQGGSLGSPGAVGGQQQQQQQQQLMADPSLFSMPPNLLNSVQLPNEAYWATGRPPF, from the coding sequence ATGGATCCAGTCACGGCTTCAGCTCATGGTCATTCCCTCCCACCTCCTTTCAACACTAGAGATTTCAATCTTCAGCAATTCCACCACCAGACCCATAATTCAGAAGATGAGCACAGCGGCACCAGCGGCCTAAACATGGGCCAAAAGCGAGATCGTGAGGAAAAGAATGACATCAACGGTGGCGATGGGAAAGATGGAGGAAGCTCAGCTGGAGACGGAGGAGAAATCACAAGGCGGCCTCGCGGTAGACCAGCTGGATCCAAGAACAAACCTAAACCCCCCATCATTATCACCCGTGACAGCGCGAATGCGCTAAGAACCCACGTTATGGAAATCGCAGATGGATGCGATATCATGGAAAGCGTGGCGAATTTCGCCAGGAGACGCCAAAGAGGGGTATGCATCATGAGTGGAACTGGCACCGTAACGAACGTTACGCTTAGGCAACCGGCTTCACCGGGTGCTGTAGTGACATTGCACGGCCGGTTCGAGATCTTATCCCTTGCGGGGTCTTTCTTACCCCCACCTGCTCCTCCGGCCGCGACAACCCTGACTATATACTTAGCTGGTGGGCAAGGGCAAGTGGTGGGGGGAAGTGTTGTTGGAGCACTTATGGCATCAGGGCCTGTTGTCATCATGGCTGCTTCCTTCAGCAATGCTGCATATGAGAGACTTCCACTAGATGAAGATGAGAGTTCGCTGCAAATGCAAGGAGGATCACTGGGATCTCCAGGAGCGGTTGGagggcagcagcagcagcagcagcagcagcaattGATGGCGGACCCTTCTTTGTTTAGCATGCCTCCTAATCTTCTCAACTCGGTTCAATTGCCTAATGAAGCTTATTGGGCTACTGGTCGCCCTCCATTCTAA